From Alienimonas californiensis, a single genomic window includes:
- the priA gene encoding replication restart helicase PriA — protein MVARTATLSAGSLSARAAGAKMERMEPSPPHAPGADAPGSFSATKSAKEQGALFDPPEPTAEEIAAGAAMAWESAAAEDRVVADVVLNKPLMDAYTYLVPENLRDEVVPGRRVRVPFGRGPRGGRSESGFVVAVRPVEEYARERGAKPERLKTIDRTLDEAPLVDAKMLALSRWIAEYYLCGWGQVLSSIVPAGVKRNAGTRELVYYKPTATGRAALDAGSLTKKQRAVMAALIDAGEPVRADYLAGKADCGVGVVTGLKHKGFAEQVVQRTDVTDFGDVEIEPWTELTATEEQQAALDAILTALREREYATFLLHGVTGSGKTEVYIRAIKEVVEYGRQAIVLVPEIALTPQTIRRFRQRFERVAVLHSHLSDAERSKHWRDIAAGRVEVVVGARSAIFAPTTHLGLVIIDEEHESTFKQDSVPRYHAREVAEKRCREAGVPLVLGSATPTLESWHAAQEGRYRLLSLLRRVGKLPLPPVVTVDVRNDPQVRKGRAIGRQLTNAVKAALEDGGQVILFLNLRGFSPAVWCRACGASLKCPDCDVSLTWHRDKGRAVCHSCDHEQTVPRACPGCGAHELKYVGVGTQKLEEEVRQVFPEAEIARMDSDSMRKPGSHDKVLTRFRAGEIDILLGTQMIAKGLDFPNVTLVGVVDADTQLHQPDPRAGERTFQLIAQVAGRTGRSSRGGRVYVQSSNPAEPAIRRAAGHDYLGFVADELRDRWDMSYPPYRRLCRVILRGPDEAAVKRRANEMANALAAAAKAQNLPVQILGPAPCAVARLQKNWRFHFQLSGENPNDVRTLWRTVEPEFPTAGDVDYVVDMDPLNMR, from the coding sequence ATGGTCGCCCGCACCGCCACCCTTTCGGCCGGCTCGCTTTCGGCCCGCGCCGCGGGCGCCAAGATGGAGCGCATGGAGCCGTCCCCGCCGCACGCTCCGGGGGCTGACGCCCCCGGCTCGTTTTCCGCGACCAAGTCTGCGAAGGAGCAGGGGGCGCTGTTCGACCCGCCGGAGCCGACCGCCGAGGAGATCGCCGCCGGCGCCGCGATGGCGTGGGAGAGCGCCGCGGCGGAGGACCGCGTCGTTGCCGACGTGGTCCTGAACAAGCCGCTGATGGACGCTTACACGTATCTTGTGCCGGAGAATCTGCGAGATGAGGTGGTCCCCGGCCGCCGGGTGCGGGTCCCGTTCGGCCGCGGCCCGCGGGGCGGACGGAGCGAATCCGGCTTCGTGGTCGCCGTCCGGCCGGTGGAGGAGTACGCCCGGGAGCGCGGCGCCAAGCCGGAGCGGCTCAAGACGATCGACCGCACGCTGGACGAAGCTCCGCTGGTCGACGCCAAGATGCTGGCGCTCTCCCGCTGGATCGCGGAGTACTACCTCTGCGGCTGGGGGCAGGTGCTTTCGTCGATCGTCCCGGCCGGGGTGAAGCGGAACGCCGGCACGCGGGAGCTCGTCTACTACAAACCCACCGCGACCGGCCGGGCGGCGCTGGACGCCGGCAGCCTCACCAAAAAGCAGCGGGCCGTGATGGCGGCGCTGATCGACGCCGGCGAGCCGGTCCGGGCGGACTACCTCGCCGGCAAAGCCGATTGCGGCGTGGGCGTGGTGACTGGCCTGAAGCACAAGGGCTTTGCGGAACAGGTGGTTCAGCGAACCGACGTGACGGATTTCGGGGACGTCGAAATCGAACCCTGGACGGAACTAACCGCCACGGAAGAACAGCAGGCCGCCCTCGACGCGATCCTGACGGCCCTGCGGGAACGCGAGTACGCGACCTTCCTGCTGCACGGCGTGACCGGCAGCGGCAAGACGGAGGTCTACATCCGGGCGATCAAGGAGGTGGTCGAGTACGGCCGGCAGGCGATCGTGCTGGTGCCGGAGATCGCCCTCACCCCGCAAACGATCCGCCGATTTCGGCAGCGGTTTGAACGGGTCGCGGTGCTGCACAGCCACCTCTCCGACGCCGAACGCAGCAAGCACTGGCGCGACATCGCCGCCGGGCGGGTGGAGGTGGTGGTGGGGGCCCGCAGCGCGATCTTCGCCCCGACGACGCACCTGGGGCTGGTCATCATCGACGAGGAGCACGAGTCGACCTTCAAACAGGACAGCGTGCCCCGCTACCACGCCCGAGAAGTGGCGGAGAAGCGCTGCCGCGAGGCCGGCGTGCCGCTGGTGCTGGGCTCCGCGACCCCGACGCTGGAAAGCTGGCACGCGGCTCAGGAGGGGCGGTACCGGTTGCTGAGTCTGCTCCGCCGGGTCGGCAAGCTGCCCTTGCCGCCGGTGGTGACCGTGGACGTGCGAAACGACCCGCAGGTTCGCAAGGGCCGGGCGATCGGTCGGCAGCTGACGAACGCCGTGAAGGCGGCGCTGGAGGACGGCGGGCAGGTGATTCTGTTCCTGAACCTCCGTGGGTTCAGCCCGGCGGTCTGGTGCCGGGCCTGCGGGGCGAGCCTGAAATGCCCGGACTGCGACGTCTCCCTCACTTGGCACCGCGACAAGGGGCGGGCGGTCTGCCACTCCTGCGATCACGAGCAGACCGTCCCCCGGGCCTGCCCAGGTTGCGGCGCCCATGAACTGAAGTACGTCGGCGTCGGTACCCAGAAGCTGGAAGAAGAGGTCCGGCAGGTCTTCCCGGAGGCGGAGATCGCCCGCATGGACAGCGACTCCATGCGGAAACCCGGCAGTCACGACAAAGTGCTGACCCGCTTCCGCGCGGGCGAAATTGACATCCTGCTGGGCACGCAGATGATCGCCAAGGGGCTCGACTTTCCGAACGTCACGCTCGTCGGGGTCGTCGATGCTGATACCCAACTCCATCAACCCGACCCCCGGGCCGGCGAGCGGACTTTTCAACTGATCGCCCAGGTCGCCGGCCGCACCGGCCGCAGTTCCCGGGGCGGGCGGGTCTACGTGCAAAGCAGCAACCCGGCCGAGCCGGCGATCCGCCGGGCGGCGGGGCACGACTACCTCGGCTTCGTGGCGGACGAACTCCGCGACCGCTGGGACATGAGCTACCCGCCCTACCGGCGGCTCTGCCGGGTGATCCTCCGTGGGCCGGACGAGGCGGCGGTGAAGCGACGGGCGAACGAGATGGCGAACGCCCTCGCCGCCGCGGCGAAGGCACAGAACCTCCCCGTGCAGATCCTCGGCCCGGCCCCCTGTGCCGTGGCCCGGTTGCAGAAGAACTGGCGCTTCCACTTCCAACTCAGCGGCGAGAACCCGAACGACGTCCGCACTCTCTGGCGAACCGTCGAGCCGGAATTTCCCACCGCCGGCGACGTCGATTACGTCGTCGACATGGACCCGCTCAACATGCGGTGA
- a CDS encoding D-sedoheptulose-7-phosphate isomerase: MMFGAHVSPRDYLARISAVQEQLDLAETEALADAVHRAYENGKFVFICGNGGSGSNASHLCEDLGKSSLTRDKFTDDSVKRLKVLSLTDNTPYILAWGNDEGFDRIFVEQLKNLASPGDVLIAISGSGNSPNILNAVEWANRHKLETFGITGFTGGKLRVMAQNGIHVPCDDMGIVECLHLQLFHWVLDDLHGRINEVGRYAPAQPLRKAA; this comes from the coding sequence ATGATGTTCGGCGCTCACGTCTCCCCGCGCGACTACCTTGCCCGCATCAGTGCGGTGCAGGAACAGCTCGACCTCGCCGAGACGGAAGCCCTCGCCGACGCCGTCCATCGGGCCTACGAAAACGGCAAGTTCGTCTTCATCTGCGGGAACGGCGGCAGCGGCTCGAACGCCAGCCACCTCTGCGAAGACCTCGGCAAAAGCAGCCTGACCCGCGACAAGTTCACGGACGATTCCGTGAAGCGGCTCAAGGTGCTCAGCCTGACCGACAACACCCCCTATATCTTGGCCTGGGGCAACGACGAGGGCTTCGATCGCATCTTCGTCGAGCAGCTGAAGAACCTCGCCTCCCCCGGCGACGTGCTGATCGCCATCAGCGGTTCCGGCAACAGCCCGAACATCCTGAACGCCGTCGAGTGGGCCAACCGGCACAAACTGGAGACCTTCGGCATCACCGGCTTCACCGGCGGCAAGCTGCGGGTGATGGCTCAGAACGGCATCCACGTCCCCTGCGACGACATGGGCATCGTGGAATGCCTGCACCTCCAACTGTTCCACTGGGTGCTGGACGACCTCCATGGCCGCATCAACGAAGTGGGCCGCTACGCCCCCGCGCAGCCGCTCCGCAAGGCCGCGTAG